The region GACAAGACGGTCTGCTTCTGCTCGACGATGAACCGCATCGACCTCCCCCACCTGGTGTGGACGCTGGAGTCCCTCGTCGCGGGCAAGGTCGTCAACCGCATCCAGGTCGACCGGGAGACCGAGAGCTTCGCGAAGCTGGCGCTGGAGCGGATGTTGGCGTTGCCGTAGCCCACGTTTTTGGCTTTTCCGCCGTGGTGGTTGCTCGCCGTTGCCCGCCCGCTGCGCGGTGCGCTCGCCGTGGCGCCTGCGGCGGGCGGGGTCCGCTGCGCGGGGCTGTGGGTGCGGTGACGGGCCGGAGGGGCCTGGTGTGTGGACTGCTTCGCTTTACGTCCACACACCAGGCCCCTCCGGCCCGTCCCCTCCCGTGAGTGGAGAGGTTTCCGTGGGTGGGGGCTGGCCATCCGACTGCCCTGTTTGGCGGTCCGGGGGCTATTCCAGGGTCCAGCGGACCTTGTCGCCGCCCTTGATCGCGGTGTGGCAGGGGGCTTTCTTGATCTTCTCCTCGTTGACGTACGCGTTCCACTTCTTCTTGCCCTCGGCTGCGTCGCCGTGGATCTCGGTGACGACGAAGTCCTGGGTGGCGGCGTCCCAGCGCGCCCGTACGCCGCCGAGACCGTACTGTTCGTCGGCGTCGACCAGGGCGGTGAGGGGCGTGGGGGCGAGGCCGTCGGCGGCGCAGTAGAAGCCGCCGAAGAGCGTGCGCGGTCCCGTGACGACGAGGCCCACGCTGGCGGTGTAGGGGCCGCCGGTGACGCCGACGCGGACCCGGACGTCGCCCGAGGAGGAGGCGGCGGGTGGTGCGGCCGCGCAGGCCAGCGCACAGGCGAGTGCTGCGGCGGCGGTCACGGGGGCGGCCTTGCGGCGCAGGGCGGACGGCACGCTCGCTCACCTTTCGTCGGTCGGACGGCACACGTCACATAACCACCGCTCCCGGAGACCGGCGAGAGATGTGCCGCCGAATGCGTACGCCCGGGTCGTCACAGGGAGACGGTCTGGCCTTCGGGGGTGACCGTGATGCGGTAGCGGTCGCGGGTGGGGGCGCCCTCGGCGGTCCAGGCGCGGTAGGCGGCTTCGACCTCGTCCCACAGGCGGCGCGGGCCGTGCTGTTCGGTCTCGTAGGTGTCGCGGCCCGGGACGTATTCGACGGTGGCCCAGGAGCTGCGGGCGTCGTCGAAGAGCCAGTACGTGGCCTCGTCGCTGCCGTCGTCGGCGGGGCACAGCAGCGGCCAGGCGTCCCGCACCTTCAGGCCGACGGCGAAACGGGCGTCGGGATCCTCCTCCAGCACCCGGGGGTCGAGGGCGGTCGTCGCCCGCTCGCCCTCCTCGCCGTGGTACCAGTCGCGGATGCGGCCGTAGGAGCGGCGCTGCTGGCGGGCCCACATGAAAGCCGGGCGGCCGGAGAAGCGGCCGGTGGCCCGGCCGTCGCGGACGGTCAGGGTGGCGAACGAGTAGGAGTGGAACGACGAGCCCCACGGGGTGAGGATCGTGCCGCCCGGCGCGGTCTGTGCCACCCAGGCGTACGGGATGTCGCGGACCGTGCAGGTGGCGAGGGTCCGGTCGAAGGGCGCCCGCCCGGGGACCCCGGCCAGGCCGTCGCCGCAGACCAGGTGGGGGTGCAGGCCGGCCCGGGCCAGGTTGTCCCGGGCGATGTCGTGGAGCGCCTTGTCGGTCTCGATGCTGGTCGTACGGTCCTCGCCGAGCCGGTGCGCGAGCCAGGCGGCGTGATAGCCGGTGCCGGTGCCGATCTCCAATACGGCATCGCCGTCCCGGACGCTCGCGGCCATGGCCAGCATCAGGGAGGGCATGGACGTCGAGCACGTCGGAACGGCGATCTGGCCCGCCACGGCCCGGCCGTCGTTGTGCTGGGTGATCAGCGGCAGGTCGGCATAGACCATCCGCCGCCACTCCGCCTCGTCGGCGGCGCGGGAGACGGTGCGGTCGCCCACCTCGAAGGTGTCCGGCACGAAATGCGCGCGGTCGACCGCGGCGACGGCCGGCGTCCATTCCGGCGTCAGCACGCCCTTGTTGCGGAGGATTTCCAGCAGCCGGCCCGGCGAGGACATCGCGCCGCCCCCTACTTCTTCTTCGGCGGGGCGGTCACCGGCTTGGTCCACTGGCCGTCGGATTCCTTCGGGCTCTGCTGCCGGTCGCCCTCCGCGCCGCCCTTGCCGTCACCGTGCTTTCCCATGGCGTCCCCCTTCGTCGGTGCTGACGGTCCGGGGCGGCCGGGGCCGCCCCGTGAGCGGATGCCCACGACGATGCCCCCGCAAGCACCGGCTTGCGGGGGCATCGTTTCTGCTCCGGGAAGGTCGCCCGGCGCTGCCGGTCAGGCCGTCGTCAGACGCCCGCCGGCTCCGCCGCGCGGTCGGCCTGATCGGCCTGCGGGCCGCTCTTTCCGGCCCGCTTCGCGGCCTTCTTCTCCGCCCGGCGCTCCTTGCGGAGCTCGATCATCGCGTAGAGCGTCGGGACGAGGAGGAGGGTGAGCAGGGTGGAGGTGATCAGACCGCCTATCACCACGACGGCGAGCGGCTGGGAGATGAAGCCGCCGTCGCCGGTGATGGACAGCGCCATCGGGAGCAGCGCCATGATCGTGGCCAGCGCCGTCATCAGGATCGGGCGCAGCCGGTGCCGGCCGCCCTCGATGACCGCTTCCACGACGCCGTAGCCCTGCGCCCGGTACTGGTTGATCAGGTCGATCAGCACGATGGCGTTGGTGACCACGATGCCGATCAGCATCAGCATGCCGATCATCGCCGGGACGCCCAGCGGGGTGCCGGTGGCGACCAGCAGGCCGATCGCTCCGGTCGCCGCGAAGGGGATCGAGACCAGCAGGATCAGCGGCTGGATCAGCGAGCGGAAGGTGGCGACCAGGAGCATGAAGACGATGGCGATGGCCGCCAGCATCGCCAGGCCGAGCGAGGAGAACGCGTCGGTCTGGTCCTGGGAGACGCCGCCGATCTCGGCGGTGGCACCGTCCGGCAGCTTCAGCGCCTTGATCTTGCTCTGCAGGGTGGTGCTGACCGCGCCGGTGTTGTCGGCGGTCGGCTTGGCGGTGATCGTCGCCGACCGGGCCCCGTCGATCCGGGTCATCTGGACCGGGCCGGGGACGGTCCGCACGGTGGCGAGCGTGCCGAGCTCGGCCGGGCCGGCCGGGGTCGGAACGGCCAGCTTCTTCAACTCGGCCACGGTGGTGGCCGGGTGGGCGGACTTGATCACGATGTCGCGCTCGGTGTCGTCCAGGACCGCCTTGCCGCTGGTGGTGCCGCGGACCGCCTGGGTGACCGCACCGCCCAGGGTGGTCTGGTTGTAACCGGCCGCGGCCGCCTTGTCGTTGGGCTTCACGGAGATCCGCGGCACGCTCTGGGCGAGGTCGCTCTGGACGTCGGTGACGTCGTCGAGGCCGGCGACGGTCTTGCGGACCTGCTCACTGGCCTTCTTCAGGACGTCACCGTCGGCCGCCTTGACGACCACGCTCAGGTCCTGGCTGCCGAAGC is a window of Streptomyces caniferus DNA encoding:
- a CDS encoding methyltransferase domain-containing protein; translation: MDQAGDRPAEEEVGGGAMSSPGRLLEILRNKGVLTPEWTPAVAAVDRAHFVPDTFEVGDRTVSRAADEAEWRRMVYADLPLITQHNDGRAVAGQIAVPTCSTSMPSLMLAMAASVRDGDAVLEIGTGTGYHAAWLAHRLGEDRTTSIETDKALHDIARDNLARAGLHPHLVCGDGLAGVPGRAPFDRTLATCTVRDIPYAWVAQTAPGGTILTPWGSSFHSYSFATLTVRDGRATGRFSGRPAFMWARQQRRSYGRIRDWYHGEEGERATTALDPRVLEEDPDARFAVGLKVRDAWPLLCPADDGSDEATYWLFDDARSSWATVEYVPGRDTYETEQHGPRRLWDEVEAAYRAWTAEGAPTRDRYRITVTPEGQTVSL